The DNA window gacgaagatgagAGTCTCCGAGTCAATTCAGATAGATATCAATCACCCTTTCTCGCTATGCAGATATCCCTCATGTCCAGCACTTTGGGACAGTTAATTCTAATATACAATAAACTAATACAACACCATCCCCATAGAATCCAGCTCATTTACCGGCAATCCTACTGCCACCCTTCTTATCCGGAGCATCCACACCACGCCTTGGCGAATTTGCGTCGCCCTTTGGCTCCGAGTCCGAATATTTCCTGCTGAGCATATCCCTCGCGGAATCCTTGAGCGTGAACGCGTACTGCGCCGCAGGCTTGGGTCGATCCCACCAGATATCCCACCTGTTCCACGTCTCGTCACGGCTTATCCGCGGCACGAGAGCCGACACCCGTCGCCAGTGATGCCGCATGAATCGGTAATTGATATCGTGTGCGCGTCCGCCTTCGTGGTCGAAGGTATCTTCTTTCGCCAGACCTAGTGTTAGGTCTTTGAACAGGTTTTCGTCGgctttgtcttcctctcccaccttTCCTTCCTTAAAGGTCCGTTTCGCTGGCGTCCGCTGCTTCACGCGGGTCCATCGTACTGTCCCGTCCACCAGACCGTCCAGTGTGCGCAGAATATTGTCTGGTAGTGGGGGGAGAAGACTGTCGAGCACATCCTGATACCATTTCTGGCGAAGGTTCACCTTACGGACA is part of the Penicillium psychrofluorescens genome assembly, chromosome: 4 genome and encodes:
- a CDS encoding uncharacterized protein (ID:PFLUO_006399-T1.cds;~source:funannotate), whose amino-acid sequence is MLGREHPEYWRIVLRTLLRDASYLPDPVARRYMHDWVIQRFRIVGHRKQTKDTLRALDKTARATTQLLRKAQVGRLRSLTKVLYMSYGRTGRRRHELLAEMLAEPVPADTEAVRHVVTNKKTNFGDDWQPPAIVMALLKSQINNPEIQQRRPRAQVKTVAPSIPSQNSWGQPVPHVRKVNLRQKWYQDVLDSLLPPLPDNILRTLDGLVDGTVRWTRVKQRTPAKRTFKEGKVGEEDKADENLFKDLTLGLAKEDTFDHEGGRAHDINYRFMRHHWRRVSALVPRISRDETWNRWDIWWDRPKPAAQYAFTLKDSARDMLSRKYSDSEPKGDANSPRRGVDAPDKKGGSRIAGK